The region GTGAATTAAACGGCCAAACCTTCACCGATCCACCCACCGTCAAGAGCTATGCCCGTAAGGCCATCTTCGGTGAGATCTTCGAATTCGATACGGAAACGCTGAACTCCGACGGGATTTTCCGCACCAGTCCCCGTGGCTGGTTCACCTTTGCCCATGCGGTGTTTGCCTTGCTCTTCTTCTTTGGTCACATTTGGCACGGTGCCCGTACCCTGTTCCGCGATGTCTTCTCTGGGATTGATCCAGAACTGTCGCCGGAGCAAGTGGAATGGGGCTTCTACCAAAAAGTGGGCGATGTCACCACTCGCCGCAAGGAAGCTGTTTAGTCATTCCTAGGGGACTACTATGGAAACCATCACCTACGTTTTCATCTTTGCCTGCATTATTGCGCTGTTCTTCTTTGCCATCTTCTTTCGTGAGCCCCCTCGGATCACCAAGAAGTAGCCTCTGACCGATCACTAAATAGGTCTTTAATATGTGCCGATCGCGCCCGCGGTCGGTTTTTTAATGTTGGTTTGATCTTCAAGGAGATGAGGGGCGCCGATTCCTGAATCTTTCGCTCCCAACGCCGCGGTTTCTGGTACAGTCTTTATGGCACAGTGGGATGGCCAAGTTTGTTGTCTGTCAATCGCTAAGGAGAAACCTCTGAGTACCCGAGTCATTATTGTCCGCCACGGTGAAAGCACGTTTAATGTCCAAGAGCGGGTGCAAGGTCACAGTGATGCCTCGTTGCTCACGGAGCGGGGTCGTTGGATGGCAGCCCAGGTGGGTCTAGCGCTGCGGGGTATTCCTATTCGCAAAATTTACACCAGTCCCCTGAAACGGGCACAGGAAACCGCAGAGGTTATCCATGCTCAGCTCCAAAACCCCGAACTCAAGCCACCCCATGCCCTTGATCTCCTCAAAGAGATTGCCCTGCCAGCTTGGGAAGATCTCCCCTTTGCCGAAGTGAAGGCACAGTTCCCAGAGGACTATCGCCGCTGGCAGGAAGCCCCAGAAACCTTGATGATGAAAATCACCACAGAAAGTGGCCAAACGAAGGAGTTTTTCCCGCTACTGGATCTCTACGATCGCGCGGGCATGGTCTTGGAAACGCTGCTAGCGGCTCACGCCAATGAAACGATTGTCATTGTGGGTCACAGTGGCATGAACCGTGCCCTGATCTGCACGGGCCTCGGCTTGGGGGTCAAGGGTTACCTGCGGCTCCAGCAGGCCAATGGTGGCATTAGTGTCTTAAATTTCAGCAATGGCCTGCGGCAACCTGCTCAACTGGAAGCGCTCAATCTCACTAGCCATCTTAATGATCCTTTTCCACAGCCCCGCTTCAAGGAACAAACGCTGCGGGTCTTTCTTGTCCGCCACGGTGAAACGGACTGGAACCGCGAAGGACGCTTCCAAGGGCAAATTGATGTGCCCCTCAATGAAAATGGCCGTGCCCAAGCAGCGGCGGTGGCTGAGTTTCTCAAGGATGTCCCCTTCCACCATGCCGTGAGCAGTCCCCTGCTGCGTCCCAAGGATACGGCCTTGGCGATTTTGCAGTATCACCCCCATGTGCAGCTGGAGTTAGAGCCAGCCCTTGCAGAGATTAGCCATGGGGACTGGGAGGGCAAGTTTGAACCTGAGGTGGAGGCGGCCTACCCCGGTGAACTGGAACGTTGGCGGACAACACCAGCCCTAGTGCAAATGCCCAATGGCGAAAACCTCGAGCAGGTGCGCGATCGCGTGGTCAAAGCCTGGGAACTCTGGCTGAAGCGCTGGAAAACTAATGCTCCCACTCCCCACAATGTCTTGGTTGTGGCCCACGATGCCACCAATAAGGTGTTGCTCTGCCACATTGTTGGTCTTGGCATTGAAAACTTCTGGCTCTTTAAGCAGGGCAATGGCAGTGTCACGGTGATTGACTATCCCCTCAAGGGGGGTCTGCCGCGCTTGCAGGCAGTGAATATCACCACCCATTTGGGAGGGGTACTGGATCGGACGGCGGCGGGAGCGCTATAGGGGATGGTGTGGCGATTGTTGCAACAGGTGCGGCTGCTGGATCCCGTCAACCGCCAAGATCAACACGCAGATGTTCTCCTAGAAGAGGATCAACTGGTGGCGATCGCCCCCGCAGAGATTCCTCCGGCTGCCGAAGTGATTGATGCCTCAGACTGGGTTTTGGCACCGCCTCTGGTGGATCTCTACAGCCACAGTGGTCAGCCGGGTTACGAGGCACGAGAAACCCTAGACAGCCTTTTGGCCGCTGCTGCTGCCGGGGGAGTGCAGTATTTAAACCTATTGCCCACCACGGAACCCGTGATCGATGATCCTGCCCCTTGGCAAGCACTACAACGGCAAATACCCCCCACCGCCTGGTC is a window of Thermosynechococcus vestitus BP-1 DNA encoding:
- a CDS encoding histidine phosphatase family protein, translated to MAQWDGQVCCLSIAKEKPLSTRVIIVRHGESTFNVQERVQGHSDASLLTERGRWMAAQVGLALRGIPIRKIYTSPLKRAQETAEVIHAQLQNPELKPPHALDLLKEIALPAWEDLPFAEVKAQFPEDYRRWQEAPETLMMKITTESGQTKEFFPLLDLYDRAGMVLETLLAAHANETIVIVGHSGMNRALICTGLGLGVKGYLRLQQANGGISVLNFSNGLRQPAQLEALNLTSHLNDPFPQPRFKEQTLRVFLVRHGETDWNREGRFQGQIDVPLNENGRAQAAAVAEFLKDVPFHHAVSSPLLRPKDTALAILQYHPHVQLELEPALAEISHGDWEGKFEPEVEAAYPGELERWRTTPALVQMPNGENLEQVRDRVVKAWELWLKRWKTNAPTPHNVLVVAHDATNKVLLCHIVGLGIENFWLFKQGNGSVTVIDYPLKGGLPRLQAVNITTHLGGVLDRTAAGAL
- a CDS encoding photosystem II reaction center protein T; translation: METITYVFIFACIIALFFFAIFFREPPRITKK